The Synergistaceae bacterium genomic interval GTCACAGCTATCGCACACAAGGGTGTGGGCAAAGAAGAAATTATTGAAGCTGTAATTAAGGCAATAGACGATAAAAAGGCCTACGACAACCCTGTCGTATATAACGAAAATGTTCTTCATCACATCGAGCATATAGAGGAAATTTTAGAAGGCAAGGCAACCCCTTATCCAACAAGGTGGACTGCAATCAAGATCGTCGAGGGAGACAATCACGTTTTAGAAATGATTGACGAGTGTGCTTTAGATGAAGAAACTCTAAAACATATAAAAGATTTCCATAAATTCCATAACAAAGATAGCTTTGAATTAGAGGTTGTCGACTCTAGATATTCTTTTGCCAATAGTGTGGCAAAAGATGTTGTTATGAGACCGGAAAAAGAAGTCAAAACAATCACAGACATGCTTGATAAGTTTCTTATCAATAAATATCTTGGCATTCCAATATTTGCCGCAATCATGTTCATTGTTTTCCAGACGACTTTCATCGTTGGAGAAGAGATTTTTGGTGGATTAGCTGCCGATTTAGTCGAAGGGTTCGGAGGAATACTGGAGAGCTTTTTAGTTTCAGTAAATTCCCCAGAATGGCTTGTGGCTCTCGTCGGTGATGGCTTAATAGGTGGTGTCGGAGCAGTCATTGAGTTCGTTCCTCTGATTACTGTTCTATATTTGCTATTAGGCTTTTTGGAAGACAGCGGATATATGGCAAGAGCAGCATATGTCTGGGATAACCTTATGAGAAGATTTGGCCTGCACGGCAAAGCTTTTATTTCAATGATTATAGGTTTTGGCTGTAATGTTCCCGGCATAATGTCGACAAGAACGATGGAGAATAAAAAAGACAGAATGATTTCAATGCTCATAAATCCATTC includes:
- the feoB gene encoding ferrous iron transport protein B, with amino-acid sequence MSNHKIALVGNPNSGKTTLFNSLTGSNQHVGNWPGVTVEKKEGILKYKNKEYDIIDLPGIYSLGAFSEDEIVAMDYVLSDDADVIINIIDSCNIERNLYLTTQLLEMSKNMVLVLNMCDEAQKREIQIDTAALSAKLGVPVVTAIAHKGVGKEEIIEAVIKAIDDKKAYDNPVVYNENVLHHIEHIEEILEGKATPYPTRWTAIKIVEGDNHVLEMIDECALDEETLKHIKDFHKFHNKDSFELEVVDSRYSFANSVAKDVVMRPEKEVKTITDMLDKFLINKYLGIPIFAAIMFIVFQTTFIVGEEIFGGLAADLVEGFGGILESFLVSVNSPEWLVALVGDGLIGGVGAVIEFVPLITVLYLLLGFLEDSGYMARAAYVWDNLMRRFGLHGKAFISMIIGFGCNVPGIMSTRTMENKKDRMISMLINPFMSCGAKIPIYIVFIAAFFPNHGALVLFSLYGFGILVGLIMAKVFNNTLFKGESSYFIMELPPYRMPT